TTGACATGTTTATTTCTCAATATATGAACTATTTGCTcactttatttttaaacttaaaacttttACAATCCATTATGTGATCTCATTGCTTGTAtgatcccccccaaaaaaataaaaatctaacAGCAGTCACGGGTTCTCCGTTACAGAAGGCCAGTCCTTCTCTGGAGTTCACCCCATTCATACTGTGCTGTCTTTTATGTATGATACATTTTAAATCGACCATTGTTCATTGTTTATCTGTTTGTATGATGgtatgaatggaaatcaaataaacaaacaaacaaacaaaaatgcaaaattgcTACGTATGTCTTCATCAGAGGTCATCGGACTCTTCAATGATTTGGTTAGAGAATGAATCCCTAATGGTAACCCATTAGGGCAATGGTATAATGCATAGAGACGCAACGGAAACGTTCGCTTTGCTTCCCGTAATTATTAATTAAAGAGTGTATTCAATAAAAGCTTTTGTAGTTAACAATCAGTGGTGTTTGCACAAACGGGTTATGAACACTCGGGTATGCCATATCTTTTCGGAATCGTGAGTACAAATTACTCTGAATTGTTTGAGGAAAAGATATAGAGCCCCGGTCGTCATATACTATCGACCTATCATCAGGTGGACGTTTCTAATTTATAAATAGGCGCAGCCAGTCTTgagtttattattatacataGATTATCGCTAATGTATTAACGAATGACCCAAGTTTACTTCTACTTTCATATTTTATCATAATATACTTTAAAGTACAATACAAGAGAGCATTTAATCTAAACTTGAGTTAAcgcaaacacaaacacacagaATCCACAGCTAACTGTTGTAACACGTGCATGGAAAGcgatttttttttcgaaaaaaaaatcaaacttataTAAACATTGAATATCAATGACTTGACAAACTTTACACTGATGTTTAAACATCATTCAAGTTTTAACATAGTTTTAAATGAGAAGGAGATCACATTATTGTTGTCTTATCACATGGTGTTAATCAACCTTGTTTAGATTCAGAAAATAGCATAAAATAGTTACACAAAATGATGTCAGTGTAACCAGAGTGCTGATGAGTAAGGCTGCACGGTCAATCACCAAGGCAACATCCCGCCACACCGGACCATTGAAGGCTCGATCATCACTAGCCTGGTGCCCTTCTCGTGCCGATCGGTGACCTTTGATTTCAGCGTGACGCTTTGCTCTTCCGACGGGGGAGCTGATGGTTTTTGACCGGTTGGTCGATGCATATTCTCGCTTCTGAGCAATCTGAAGAGTGTCGGGGTGAATATTATGGTTCTCTACCCAGTCATCCACCCGGTAAAGATGAATATCTGACGGGAGAAAGTCAGAGTGGGTACTGGTCTCGAGCCCGGAGTCCAGACTGCCATTATTTCGGCAATTTTCACCTGCTGGTTCGGCATCGAGAGTTCCTTCGGGAGTTGGGTATTTTACTAACTTACCTAGAACTCTGAATGTGAGGTACTTTATCGAGCGAGGTATGGGACGCCGGTTGTCCCGAAAGTAAATGTTGAGGACGACTACGGTGATGATGATGGAGAAACATGACAGGATGATCATGGACGTGAAGTAAAAACCTATGTGGGGAAAATGGACATAATAACTTTCCCTCAGTAAAAATCATTTCAGATTTGAATGTTGAAATTACAGGTTACTTTTATGTAACTGTTACTTCCCATAATTAAAAGATATATTTACCAATTATTGGAGTGTTTTCTGATGCTGGAGGCAAAAATGTTCCAATCTGCTGCTGAAAGAGAACCAACGACAACAGGTTGGTCATACCCAGTGATATCTTCTCCCCTGATTCCGGGGGCAACACAAACACCATGAGATTTAGAAGAGAGAGCAGAACACACGGGAGGACAATCTGGAGCAAGAAGAAGAGAGGTCGTCTTTGCAGATGAATAAAGTAAGATAGCTCAGTGTAGACTACAGATCCTTCATAGGACTTGGATCCTCGAAGATTCACTACTTTGAGTAGCTCCCAGACCCCAACATCAGAGTACTCAACAAGTTCTGCCTCTTCAGACTTAGTTAGATTAAGCTGATTGTCACCGTAGGCCCATGATGAAAACTTGAGCTGGCAGACCTGGGTGTCGAAGGGGAACATACCGGCGTTGATACGGCATGCAGTCTTGAGTATGGCCGGCGTGGACCAAAATACACTTCCATCACTGTTCACAATCACTGGGATGTCCTTGTAACTTTCAAAATTCGTGTCAACGCTGCAATATCAAATAAAAGCAATTCAGTGTCAGCTTATTAAACACTCTAAcaattgttgttctttttttaagcTGCGATCTTGTAACCTTAAATAAACGGTGAATGTTGACTGGCTTACGTAGTTATTtactacactgcaaaaactggggtgctaaaattaatattattattattatttttttttttttgtttttgtttttttttggggggggggggttcacagAAAGATACCCATGACATGATAAAAAATAACACCAACGTAAATGTTTGCAGAAATTAGAATTATTGTGAACATGTACATTTagattattttctttcaatatcTACGTGTATCAACACCTATGAAATTTTTAACGCAATAGTTTCAGCAGTATAAATTTCAATCAAAACATGCAGTATCTTTTGTAACGTTTAACTTGAATTACATGGCGACGCCTCAGGTTCGCAATTTTATCAAACTTCGAACATAATTTGATCAACTTACTTTTTGTATAGAGTAGTATCCGGTAGCCATATTTTAGACTTTTCGATGTAAAGATGGTCAACGCCGTTGTAATCTTTTGGATCCCAAGTTAAGTACTCGTCCAGCCATTGCTGGAAAAAGTAGCATGAATTGGTCATTATTAATTAAAAGATTAGTTGTACAGTTGAACAGAGATCTAATCAGAAAGTCATGATAACTGATATCTCCTTTTACAGCCGCCACAACTTGAGCGAGAAGGATTATCTTCCTTGAATCACccatttaaaatttgtaatctTTAAACCAAGCTCGATTATTCAACATCAAATAACTGTTCCGTTAgttgtcaaattacaaagaaataagtaatttatcATACTTATTATCCTTGCCGATAATTATATTATTGTTCACGAATTTAAAACTATAACACTGTACCTGGGTTAACCAAACTCCCACCTCTAACGTCTGATAACGCTCACTCTGTAaagaacaacaacacaaaataatacatgtTTTAATCATGTTTCAATCAGCCATCATAAAGTCTTGTTTAATAGATGACAAAATTCTAAGTCACCGAAAGCGTCAAATGCTCGGACTGACTAATTACTATTGTCATGAACTGTTAACATAATCATCGTGATGAAAGCGAAATAAAGGTTAAATAATATCATCGCCACAAATATTTGACAAGCAATCTTTGAAAGGAAAATTAAATTTGATCTATCGAAACCCTTAAAACTAATTGCGTTTATccttttataaaaattaaataaaaaaagtcatcCACACAATTCCTGGTAGCCGTTAACGAGACGCACTTATCGCTCCTACGGGGATTATCGTTTCTGAACCTGAAATAATGAGTTATTGAATAACAATAGCGCAATTTAATACCATGCAGGTCGTGAAAACAGCCACTGTTGGTTCCAATTTCCTGCCCTTTGTGTTGAACATGGAGGTTTGA
Above is a genomic segment from Asterias rubens chromosome 5, eAstRub1.3, whole genome shotgun sequence containing:
- the LOC117290487 gene encoding neuronal acetylcholine receptor subunit beta-3-like produces the protein MMQWIVLPLLLITASPSLSECRQMSAQNVLLKELLDGYGFQSTRPVYNLSHVTTVVFGLTLIQVIELSERYQTLEVGVWLTQQWLDEYLTWDPKDYNGVDHLYIEKSKIWLPDTTLYKNVDTNFESYKDIPVIVNSDGSVFWSTPAILKTACRINAGMFPFDTQVCQLKFSSWAYGDNQLNLTKSEEAELVEYSDVGVWELLKVVNLRGSKSYEGSVVYTELSYFIHLQRRPLFFLLQIVLPCVLLSLLNLMVFVLPPESGEKISLGMTNLLSLVLFQQQIGTFLPPASENTPIIGFYFTSMIILSCFSIIITVVVLNIYFRDNRRPIPRSIKYLTFRVLGKLVKYPTPEGTLDAEPAGENCRNNGSLDSGLETSTHSDFLPSDIHLYRVDDWVENHNIHPDTLQIAQKREYASTNRSKTISSPVGRAKRHAEIKGHRSAREGHQASDDRAFNGPVWRDVALVIDRAALLISTLVTLTSFCVTILCYFLNLNKVD